Proteins encoded within one genomic window of Bacteroidales bacterium:
- a CDS encoding tryptophanase, with product MATVKFYKSEEQVPLEMHKVRVVQKLYLPAVEERVKKLAEAGNNTFLLQNRDVFMDMLTDSGVNAMSDNQVAAMMQADDSYAGSETCNRLLKVIKEVFGTEYFLPAHQGRACENILAETFVKQGDVVPMNFHFTTTKAHITRKGGSVVELIRPEGLLPQSDNPFKGNFDIPALEKLIEEVGADHVPFVRIEAGTNLVGGQPLSLENMLQVAEVCKKNGILSVLDASLLQDNLYFIKTREEACKNMTIKEIMRTLCEKMDLIYFSSRKLGFARGGAIVSNNEKLILKMKEYIPLYEGFLTYGGMEVRSMEAMAVGLLETLDEEIINQGPIFIEYLVKELNDYGVPMILPAGGLGAHINAMEFLKHIPQSQYPAGALATALYIAGGIRGMERGSLSEQRNPDGSENFAEMELVRLACPRRVFTLSQIKYCADRVKWLYDNRHLIGGLKWVEEPDVLRFFFGKLTPIGDWQEKLAAKFREDFGDSL from the coding sequence ATGGCAACAGTAAAATTTTACAAATCAGAAGAGCAAGTACCTTTGGAAATGCACAAGGTACGTGTTGTACAAAAACTATATCTTCCCGCAGTTGAAGAGCGTGTGAAAAAATTGGCAGAGGCAGGAAATAATACATTCCTTTTGCAAAATCGCGATGTATTTATGGATATGCTTACCGACTCAGGAGTTAATGCAATGTCCGACAATCAAGTTGCCGCAATGATGCAAGCCGACGACTCATACGCAGGCTCTGAAACATGTAACCGCTTATTGAAAGTAATAAAAGAGGTATTCGGGACAGAATATTTCTTACCAGCACACCAAGGACGTGCATGTGAGAACATTCTTGCCGAAACATTCGTAAAACAAGGAGATGTTGTTCCAATGAACTTCCACTTTACAACAACAAAAGCACACATTACACGTAAAGGAGGATCAGTAGTTGAGTTAATACGTCCCGAGGGATTACTACCACAAAGTGATAACCCATTCAAAGGAAACTTTGATATACCGGCATTAGAGAAATTAATTGAAGAGGTAGGAGCAGATCACGTACCATTTGTACGTATCGAGGCAGGAACAAATCTTGTAGGAGGACAACCTCTTTCATTAGAAAATATGTTACAAGTAGCAGAGGTATGTAAGAAAAACGGTATATTGAGCGTATTAGATGCTTCGTTACTACAAGATAACCTATACTTCATAAAGACTCGTGAGGAGGCATGCAAAAATATGACTATCAAAGAGATTATGCGTACCCTTTGCGAAAAGATGGATTTAATCTATTTCTCAAGTCGTAAATTAGGATTTGCACGTGGTGGTGCAATTGTATCAAACAACGAGAAGTTGATTTTGAAGATGAAAGAGTACATACCTCTATACGAAGGATTTCTAACATACGGAGGTATGGAGGTGCGTTCAATGGAGGCAATGGCAGTAGGATTGTTAGAGACACTTGATGAGGAGATCATCAATCAAGGACCAATCTTTATAGAATACCTTGTAAAAGAGTTGAACGATTACGGAGTACCAATGATATTGCCGGCAGGAGGATTAGGAGCCCACATCAATGCAATGGAGTTCTTAAAACATATACCACAAAGCCAATATCCGGCAGGAGCATTAGCAACAGCACTATACATAGCAGGCGGTATTCGAGGTATGGAGCGAGGATCATTATCAGAGCAACGTAACCCTGATGGAAGCGAAAACTTTGCAGAGATGGAGTTGGTACGTTTGGCATGTCCACGTCGCGTGTTTACACTATCACAAATTAAATATTGTGCTGACCGTGTAAAATGGCTATACGACAACCGTCACTTAATAGGAGGTTTGAAGTGGGTAGAAGAGCCTGATGTGCTACGCTTCTTCTTCGGAAAACTAACACCAATAGGCGATTGGCAAGAAAAACTTGCGGCTAAATTCCGCGAAGATTTTGGCGATAGCCTATAA
- a CDS encoding co-chaperone GroES, producing MEIKPLADRVLVKPAPVQEKTVSGIIIPDSAKEKPLQGEVIATGNGTKDEEMVVKQGDNVLYGKYSGTEVEFDGVKYLIMRQSDILAIIK from the coding sequence ATGGAGATTAAACCATTAGCAGACAGAGTATTGGTAAAACCAGCACCTGTACAAGAGAAAACAGTAAGCGGAATTATAATTCCAGATTCAGCAAAAGAGAAACCACTTCAAGGCGAAGTTATTGCAACAGGTAACGGAACAAAAGATGAAGAGATGGTTGTAAAACAAGGCGATAATGTATTATATGGCAAATACTCAGGAACAGAAGTAGAGTTTGACGGAGTAAAATACCTAATAATGCGTCAATCAGATATACTTGCAATCATAAAATAA